Proteins from one Comamonas flocculans genomic window:
- a CDS encoding serine hydrolase domain-containing protein, whose product MRTLKRLLLALIVLIIAAAAIGWFSLDKEARGLLATFPTNRDILFWSQTQRDAAFRAMDRIPLLARWHTAQPSATPRPLPEGRPLKLDLDIDAFMQSQHSAAVLILQDGKIRLERYGLGFDADGRWTSFSVAKSFTSTLVGAALKDGLIKSMDDKVSDYLPDMKGSAYDDVSVRQLLTMTSGVQWNEDYGDPNSDVARFNNHVPEPGVDALVSYMRKLPRAAPAGERWHYSTGETNLVGVMLMAAIHKPLTQYLQEKIWQPAGMQQQATWLLSKTGKEISGCCIQAAARDYARMGQFVLEGARVNGEPIVPDGWLQAATRKQADIQAPGRGYGYQWWTYDSGSFAARGIFGQGIFIDPARRLVIVTNADWPKAGAADNPAFAERERFYLAVQQALDDEAAGR is encoded by the coding sequence ATGAGAACCCTCAAACGCCTGCTGCTTGCGCTGATCGTCCTCATCATCGCCGCGGCCGCCATCGGCTGGTTCAGCCTGGACAAGGAGGCGCGCGGGCTGCTCGCCACCTTCCCGACCAACCGCGACATCCTGTTCTGGAGCCAGACCCAGCGCGACGCCGCCTTTCGCGCGATGGACCGCATCCCGCTGCTGGCCCGATGGCATACCGCCCAGCCTTCGGCCACGCCCCGCCCGCTGCCCGAGGGCAGGCCGCTCAAGCTGGACCTGGACATCGACGCCTTCATGCAAAGCCAGCACAGCGCGGCCGTACTGATCCTGCAGGACGGCAAGATCCGGCTGGAGCGCTACGGCCTGGGCTTTGACGCCGATGGACGCTGGACCAGCTTCTCGGTGGCCAAGTCCTTCACCTCCACGCTGGTGGGCGCGGCGCTCAAGGACGGGCTGATCAAGAGCATGGACGACAAGGTGAGCGACTACCTGCCGGACATGAAGGGCTCGGCCTACGACGACGTGAGCGTGCGCCAGCTGCTCACCATGACCTCGGGCGTGCAGTGGAACGAGGACTACGGCGACCCCAACTCGGACGTGGCGCGCTTCAACAACCACGTGCCCGAGCCCGGCGTGGACGCGCTGGTGAGCTACATGCGCAAGCTCCCGCGCGCCGCCCCCGCGGGCGAGCGCTGGCACTACAGCACGGGCGAGACCAACCTGGTCGGGGTGATGCTGATGGCGGCGATCCACAAGCCGCTCACCCAATACCTGCAGGAAAAGATCTGGCAGCCCGCGGGCATGCAGCAGCAGGCCACCTGGCTGCTGTCCAAGACCGGCAAGGAGATCAGCGGCTGCTGCATCCAGGCGGCGGCGCGCGACTACGCCCGCATGGGGCAGTTCGTCCTGGAAGGCGCGCGCGTGAACGGCGAGCCCATCGTGCCCGACGGCTGGCTGCAGGCCGCCACGCGCAAGCAGGCGGACATCCAGGCGCCGGGGCGCGGCTATGGCTACCAGTGGTGGACCTACGACAGCGGCAGCTTCGCGGCGCGCGGCATCTTCGGCCAGGGCATCTTCATCGACCCGGCGCGCCGGCTGGTGATCGTCACCAACGCCGACTGGCCCAAGGCGGGCGCGGCGGACAACCCGGCCTTCGCCGAGCGCGAACGCTTTTACCTGGCGGTGCAGCAGGCCCTGGACGACGAGGCCGCGGGCCGCTGA
- a CDS encoding homoserine kinase, with protein MAVFTPVTESEASALLQRLSLGTLVALRGIEGGIENTNYFLTSSSGQYVLTLFERLAHEQLPFYLYLMKHLAQAGIPVPDPQGDAQGDILFTVCGKPAALATRLSGSSQLAPGERHCAALGAMLARMHLAARDYEREQPNLRGLPWWNATAPEVLPHLDAAQAQLLQSELAYQNHVAESAAYAALPRGPVHADLFRDNAMFEGEALTGIFDFYFAGVDTWLFDLAVALNDWCVDLPTGRHEAARFEALLGAYQGVRPLTRHERVLLPAMLRAGALRFWISRLWDYYLPRDAQMLKAHDPAHFERVLRERVAHPLRLQA; from the coding sequence ATGGCCGTCTTCACCCCCGTCACCGAGTCTGAAGCCAGCGCACTGCTGCAGCGCCTGAGCCTGGGCACGCTGGTGGCGTTGCGCGGCATCGAAGGCGGCATAGAGAACACCAACTACTTTCTGACCAGCAGCAGCGGGCAGTACGTGCTCACGCTGTTCGAGCGCCTGGCGCACGAGCAGCTGCCCTTCTACCTCTACCTGATGAAGCACCTGGCGCAGGCCGGCATCCCCGTGCCCGACCCGCAGGGCGACGCGCAGGGCGACATCCTGTTCACCGTGTGCGGCAAGCCCGCGGCGCTGGCCACGCGGCTGTCGGGCAGCAGCCAGCTGGCGCCGGGCGAGCGCCACTGCGCCGCGCTCGGCGCGATGCTTGCGCGCATGCACCTGGCGGCACGCGACTACGAACGCGAGCAGCCCAATCTGCGCGGCCTGCCCTGGTGGAACGCCACCGCGCCCGAGGTGCTGCCGCATCTGGACGCCGCCCAGGCGCAGCTGCTGCAGTCCGAGCTGGCCTACCAGAACCACGTCGCCGAAAGCGCCGCCTACGCCGCGCTGCCGCGCGGGCCGGTGCATGCCGACCTGTTTCGCGACAACGCGATGTTCGAGGGCGAGGCGCTGACCGGCATCTTCGACTTCTACTTCGCCGGGGTCGACACCTGGCTGTTCGACCTGGCGGTGGCGCTCAACGACTGGTGCGTGGACCTGCCCACGGGGCGCCACGAGGCGGCGCGCTTTGAGGCGCTGCTCGGCGCCTACCAGGGCGTGCGCCCGCTCACCCGGCACGAGCGGGTGCTGCTGCCCGCGATGCTGCGCGCCGGGGCGCTGCGTTTCTGGATCTCGCGCCTGTGGGACTATTACCTGCCGCGCGACGCGCAGATGCTCAAGGCGCACGACCCTGCCCACTTCGAGCGCGTGCTGCGCGAGCGCGTCGCACACCCGCTGCGCCTGCAGGCCTAG